A DNA window from Pyrus communis chromosome 3, drPyrComm1.1, whole genome shotgun sequence contains the following coding sequences:
- the LOC137727409 gene encoding uncharacterized protein, whose amino-acid sequence MAAEPSSSASSSSSSDLRIIVERNPSESRLSQLDIKSWPKWGCSPGKYQLKFDAEETCYLLKGRVKAYYPKGSSEYVEFGAGDLVTIPRGLTCTWDVSLAVDKHYKFESSSSSSS is encoded by the exons ATGGCTGCAGAACCCTCCTCTTCAGCAAGTTCCTCATCATCTTCAGACCTAAGAATCATAGTTGAAAGAAACCCTTCTGAATCTCGCTTATCCCAACTGGACATCAAGAGCTGGCCCAA ATGGGGTTGCTCGCCGGGGAAGTACCAGCTGAAGTTTGATGCAGAGGAGACGTGTTATTTGTTGAAGGGAAGAGTGAAGGCATATTATCCAAAAGGGTCGTCGGAATATGTCGAGTTTGGAGCTGGAGATCTTGTCACCATCCCAAGGGGACTCACCTGCACTTGGGATGTTTCTCTTGCTGTTGATAAACACTACAAATTCgaatcttcttcatcttcttcttcttaa
- the LOC137727990 gene encoding alcohol dehydrogenase class-3, protein MATQGQVITCKAAVAWEPNKPLVIEDVQVAPPQAGEVRVKILYTALCHTDAYTWGGKDPEGLFPCILGHEAAGIVESVGEGVTEVQPGDHVIPCYQAECGECKFCKSGKTNLCGKVRAATGVGVMMSDRKSRFSVNGKPIYHFMGTSTFSQYTVVHDVSVAKIDPKAPLEKVCLLGCGVPTGLGAVWNTAKVEAGSIVAIFGLGTVGLAVAEGAKTAGASRIIGIDIDSKKFDTAKKFGVTEFVNPKDHEKPIQQVLVDLTDGGVDYSFECIGNVSVMRAALECCHKGWGTSVIVGVAASGQEISTRPFQLVTGRVWKGTAFGGFKSRSQVPWLVEKYLKKEIKVDEYITHTLTLGEINKAFDLMHEGGCLRCVLSTDA, encoded by the exons ATGGCTACCCAAGGTCAAGTCATCACCTGCaaag CGGCGGTGGCCTGGGAACCCAATAAGCCGTTGGTGATCGAAGACGTGCAGGTGGCTCCGCCGCAGGCTGGAGAGGTCCGGGTCAAGATTCTGTACACCGCTCTCTGCCACACCGACGCTTATACCTGGGGCGGCAAG GATCCTGAAGGTCTCTTCCCTTGTATTCTTGGTCACGAGGCTGCAGG GATTGTTGAGAGCGTTGGTGAAGGTGTTACTGAAGTTCAGCCAGGAGACCATGTCATCCCTTGTTACCAGGCAGAATGTGGAGAATGCAAGTTTTGTAAATCAGGGAAGACAAATCTCTGTGGAAAAGTACGTGCTGCCACTGGAGTTGGAGTCATGATGAGTGATCGCAAGAGCCGTTTCTCTGTAAACGGAAAACCTATCTATCATTTTATGGGAACATCAACATTTAGCCAGTACACAGTTGTTCATGATGTTAGCGTTGCAAAGATAGATCCAAAAGCTCCATTGGAGAAAGTATGCCTTCTTGGATGTGGTGTTCCTACTG GTCTTGGAGCTGTTTGGAACACAGCAAAGGTAGAAGCGGGATCAATTGTTGCTATTTTTGGCCTTGGGACTGTTGGTCTTGCT GTTGCAGAAGGTGCCAAAACAGCTGGTGCATCGCGAATCATTGGCATTGATATTGACAGCAAAAAGTTTGATACAG CAAAGAAATTTGGAGTTACTGAATTTGTGAATCCAAAGGATCACGAGAAGCCAATCCAACAAGTCCTTGTTGATCTCACTGATGGTGGTGTTGACTACAGTTTTGAGTGCATTGGAAATGTCTCCGTGATGAGGGCTGCCTTGGAGTGCTGCCACAAG GGCTGGGGGACATCTGTTATTGTTGGTGTTGCGGCATCAGGGCAGGAGATCTCTACTCGTCCTTTTCAGTTGGTAACTGGTCGTGTCTGGAAAGGAACAGCCTTTGGTGGTTTCAAGAGTCGCTCACAGGTGCCATGGCTTGTAGAAAAGTACTTGAAGAAG GAAATCAAAGTTGATGAATACATCACCCACACTTTGACTCTTGGTGAGATCAACAAAGCATTTGATCTGATGCACGAAGGTGGATGCCTCCGGTGTGTGCTTTCTACCGATGCATGA